Part of the Bryobacteraceae bacterium genome is shown below.
TCGAGGTACATGGCCGCCCGCGAAAGCAGGCCGGGCGCGTTCGCCGAAGGGTCCGGCGGCGTCGGGTCGAAGGTGACCCAACCATAGCCTTCGAGAAAGCCTTCCACCCAACTGTGAGCGTCGGAAGCGCGAATCAGGTACCAGCCGGAGATCGGGTTGTAGACGCCGCTCTGGAAGCCGGTTGCGATGCGCGAAGGGATGCCCACCGTACGCAACATCAACGCCATGGCCGACGCGAAGTACTCACAATGGCCCTTCTTGCGCACGAACAAGAAATGGCCGATGGGATCGTCCACTTCGTTCTGGAGCAGCTCGATGGTGTAGCCGTAGTTGTTCCGGAGATGCTTTTCGATGGCGCGTGCGCGAGCCAGATCGCCTCGCGCGCCCGTGGTGAGGTTGCGAGCGAGATCGCCAACGCGCGGATCGACTCGCGGCATCTTCAGGTAGAGGCTCCGTGACTCCTCGGTGAGGGAGAGGGCGCCGGGATAGCGCGATGGCTCCGGAGTATCGAGTACGGAGTAGAACTGATACCGCAGGCCACGGGGCGCGCCGCGCGGCAGACGATAGCCGTCGACACTCGTTCGGATCGCCGAACCCGCTTCGATCACCAAGACCTCCGGGGATCCCGGGAAGAACAGCGCATCGCCGGTTGCGTTCTTCAACTGCACCTCGCCGGCGATCCGCTGGCCGCGCCGCCACGTTTGCGCGTAGGCGACGAGCCGGAGCCGGCCTTGGTCGGAAACGAGGCGGCGGCCTTCTTCGGGCTGATTGAACCACCGCTGTCCGTCGAATTCGGCGAGGGCTGAACCGCGCCACTTGAGCGCAAGTGGACGGTAGCTTTCCAGACGCGCGTGCATCACCGGCGTCGACGTGAGCCGGATGGCGCCGATCTGTCCGAGCCGGACCTCGTTCGAGAAACCAGGAAGGCGGAGCCGCTCCGGGGTGAAATGGCGAAGCGCGGCTTCGGCCGTCCGGGGAAGGATGAAGAAGAATCCCGACGCCAGTGCCGCCACGGCCGCGAATACGAAACCCGAGAGCACGGCCAACCGCCGCCCGGCGCCGGTGACCCATCGGCCGGAAACCTTCTGTTCCGCTCGGAGATTCCGGCGTATCTCACCGCTGATCTGCGCTCCAATCGCGCAGACAAGGAAAGTTACCAGGAATACGAGGAATGACAGTCCGGCGGAGAGCACACTCGCCGCGAGCAGCAGAGAGAGCGAACTGAGCTTGATGAAGAAGAAGTCGCGGGCGCTGTTGGCGCGGAGGATGATCAGTGAGGCGAGGAA
Proteins encoded:
- a CDS encoding DUF3488 and transglutaminase-like domain-containing protein, yielding MRGLEHKAWSLEQMFQWSILGMLGCSYLAILGSAALDAPSLALAGAAIVLRALQTAGLLRFSVPDRLANALTLAYLGFFPVDYLFLSREFLPATVHLVFFLASLIILRANSARDFFFIKLSSLSLLLAASVLSAGLSFLVFLVTFLVCAIGAQISGEIRRNLRAEQKVSGRWVTGAGRRLAVLSGFVFAAVAALASGFFFILPRTAEAALRHFTPERLRLPGFSNEVRLGQIGAIRLTSTPVMHARLESYRPLALKWRGSALAEFDGQRWFNQPEEGRRLVSDQGRLRLVAYAQTWRRGQRIAGEVQLKNATGDALFFPGSPEVLVIEAGSAIRTSVDGYRLPRGAPRGLRYQFYSVLDTPEPSRYPGALSLTEESRSLYLKMPRVDPRVGDLARNLTTGARGDLARARAIEKHLRNNYGYTIELLQNEVDDPIGHFLFVRKKGHCEYFASAMALMLRTVGIPSRIATGFQSGVYNPISGWYLIRASDAHSWVEGFLEGYGWVTFDPTPPDPSANAPGLLSRAAMYLDAAEIFWQEWVVSYDLERQILLADRMGQSSRAFSVNWAYRWDDVRARASDIGATVASWWALEVALVALAVLGYLLWPRLHEWCARIYRDQRVRSGKAEASDATLMYRRMLAALRRRGIEKPGWMTPNEFARVTNLPALTRFTAAYEALRYAGNASAAASMVALLDELDRPGPR